The Branchiostoma floridae strain S238N-H82 chromosome 8, Bfl_VNyyK, whole genome shotgun sequence genome has a segment encoding these proteins:
- the LOC118421679 gene encoding CDGSH iron-sulfur domain-containing protein 3, mitochondrial-like — protein MTDTTSTAPEDTQAVATATQTPADKQLYPAVAMYGPCNVFDLQPGKVKFWCRCGLSKKQPWCDGSHKGTGMTPLRWMVPPKPQRLYALCACKYTADPPFCDATHTNLPCEVLQRQGACMHKDGHDKATKLCTGCGWVPDF, from the exons ATGACCGACACGACCTCGACCGCCCCGGAGGACACACAGGCTGTTGCCACGGCAACCCAGACTCCTGCCGACAAGCAGCTGTACccagccgttgccatg TACGGCCCCTGCAACGTGTTTGACCTTCAGCCCGGAAAGGTCAAGTTCTGGTGCCGCTGCGGACTCAGCAAGAAGCAACCCTGGTGCGATG GTTCTCACAAGGGGACAGGTATGACCCCCCTGCGGTGGATGGTACCCCCCAAGCCCCAGAGACTCTACGCCCTCTGTGCCTGCAAGTACACTGCAGACCCCCCCTTCTGCGACGCGACGCACACCAACCTCCCCTGCGAGGTACTGCAGCGGCAGGGGGCGTGCATGCACAAGGACGGACACGACAAAGCCACAAAACTCTGCACCGGGTGTGGCTGGGTTCCGGACTTCTGA